The following nucleotide sequence is from bacterium HR11.
GTGATGGGCGCCGACGCCTACCTGACCTTCCATACCTGGTACGAGTTCCCGCGCCACTTGGACCTGTGCACGGTCTGCGTCTTCCACCGGTCGCCCGTGTCCGTCGAGCAGGTGCAGGCGTATCACGCGACGCATCTGCCTTCTGTGCCCCTGTATGTCGGCCATCCGAAACCGTGGCCGTCGCCGCCGGCGGTCGTCCTGATCCCGGACCTCTCTGTAGACATTCAGGCGACGGCGATCCGAGACGCCTGCCGGCAGGGCCGCCCCTTTGCCCAGTGGGTCGTACCGGCCGTAGCGGCCTACATCCAGCGCTACCGACTGTATGTCTCAGAGGCGCTCGGATGATGGAGTGTCGGGTGCTGGGTAAAAGAGACCCCAGACGCCAGGCCACAGACTATAGACTCAACGAGGTCACCGGGATGTTTCGTCCCGAGACGAGGTGAACCGAACTTCCACGACAGGTCTGTAGTCCGGGGCCTGGGGTCTTTGATACCCAGTACCGAACACCGCTACAGAGGAGGTCCCGCCTCGATGAAGACGACGCTTCCCGAATATTGTCGGATGGCCGTTCAGGCCTCGCTGGAAAAGAAAGCTGAACGGGTCTTAGTCCTCGACGTCCGTCAGCTGTGCGACTACGCTCATTACATCATGATATGCCATGGGGAGGTCCAACCCCACGTGCAGGCCATCGTCGACCACCTGCGGGAGACCCTGGAACCCCGACTCCGACTTCACCACGTCGAGGGCTACGAGACGGCCCGGTGGGTCGTCCTCGACTACACC
It contains:
- the rsfS gene encoding Ribosomal silencing factor RsfS: MKTTLPEYCRMAVQASLEKKAERVLVLDVRQLCDYAHYIMICHGEVQPHVQAIVDHLRETLEPRLRLHHVEGYETARWVVLDYTDLVIHVFDEDTRFYYNIEDLWVEAPHWWFREDGTPVVLPPPEERPVGR
- the nadD gene encoding putative nicotinate-nucleotide adenylyltransferase — its product is MSDWVLFGGRFDPVHRGHLAVADWWYRHRPSLQKFLFVPSGTPPHRDPTDLTPAHHRFAMLALALQDRPWAMVWDDELTRAAPAYTVETLRRFHQAWGTRPDQVVFVMGADAYLTFHTWYEFPRHLDLCTVCVFHRSPVSVEQVQAYHATHLPSVPLYVGHPKPWPSPPAVVLIPDLSVDIQATAIRDACRQGRPFAQWVVPAVAAYIQRYRLYVSEALG